The following coding sequences are from one Leptospira mayottensis 200901116 window:
- a CDS encoding alpha-2-macroglobulin family protein → MNFWIHLLQTQFLFLRIGSVRGKNFFRIVVVAIQFLIKIYFLNFYSKTTQIRKLNFERFKVKKRKWFYFRNLVQNILNSLYSFLWEILSPIIGRDLCQMQRSLKTNIFVFFWGITFLFFWSSSLNAQVKIEFSPIGEVKKPSQVRARFSESMIPLGNPKFSLNPFEVRCPLQGVQRWVDDKNWVFEFTELLPGGVECTFETKKLKSVTGNSLDEGEKFSFNTGGPEMDSSSPYEGGIIDEDQVFILDLDSEPDFSSASDHIYFVIEGLKDKVGFSRIKGSIESEILKANYREGKTEKTILIKPDQKFPSGKKIHLILEQGLKSKSGIPRSSTRKIEYTVRQPFRAEFNCDRVNARAACIPSLPLRLNFNSPVSVEILQKIQLQTSDGKKIPPKVSSENGNYDYGISFPVPLAPKSKFQIILPSGIKDDAGRLLANQSSFPLMVSTDDYPPLLKFSSKFGILERFPEAILPVTIRNLEAENPVRLYQVKTSPDTEGVIKEQFDKLKEKGKEIFNWATGKEDHPKQFTGKELILGSGQIAEIVQFLKTIENLEHRRSIFDSSQNPSFTNEIKLQSKQGVRRFEVVGIPLKKPGFHVVEMKSDILGNSLLGINQPFYVRTAALVTNLSLHFKWGKESSLVWVTKLNDAKPVPGADIQIFNCKNEKIFVGKTGPGGTLLVKGIPPRNKVPHCSWKSYENGLLLTATFEDDFTFTHTRWQNGIENWRFNLPGDSGDNNILFHPILDRTLFRAGETVSIKLISRTKRQFGFEVPARNEYPAFAKIVHSGSDKEYSISLKWNQEGTSSLQFKIPKEANLGIYRILLSEFGNSDSVSIGEFRVEEFRIPLMKADFQVSGPNVGPSKLELSGSVRYLSGGGAGKLPVLLRTRVTVGGGVYFPDYSDFSFSNGLVDRKSEENEEPISVTGFTKTQLTLDAKGFFETTVRSIPKSDTIQKLEAELEYKDPNGEIQSAFRSFPIYPSEYHIGIAPESWVAVRDSVRFKVAVLDLKGTPIEGKKINVVAFTKKYYSNRKRLVGGFYSYEHKYEVNEVGKFCSGKTNAKGILFCSGPVNATGEVYFEASLSGEDVKANSSVWISSEEDFWFAASDHDRMDLLPEKKEYQAGEKARFQVRMPFREATALITVEREGILSSYIKTLSGKEPIVEIPVESSFAPNVFVSVLAVRGRVDSPKETAFVDLAKPSFRLGVAQIRVGWKPFEIPVRVETDKAVYKARQKVKVKVQIDHPSVQVKKDSKITLVAVDQGLLELKSNDTWDLLRAMMYQRGNSVETSTAQLQVVGRRHFGLKSQPSGGGGGGATTRELFDTLLYWKPDLKPDGNGFLEVEIPLNDSLTSFKVVAIVHSGKDKFGSGSTQIQTTKDVLIYPSVAPFVREKDNVLSGISLKNTTEKTLELEINPKTLPDLKLEIKNIQLKPGESANVHWNLSIPTRKDEIVYEFQTKEVGNGPFTDTLRFRQRVGESVPVRILQSTFRRLEDGTLSLPIQENQEAISGSGELEISLKSSLTGGAILSSREYMNRYPYSCLEQKLSKAVSIGSQNDWDRIMNQLNVYLDGDGLLKFFPMSWYGSEILTSYVLVLASESGYKIPDSIRETLLEALNRYTKGLIYRNGYISNTDFLLKKIIVLDAISRFQPVGDDVIRSVQTDLKILPTDILISLRNIYSKSGIYKDQISRLDALLKSRFRIQGTSYNFVDESSLWWLLSSNDSTVMKTILSVAKDPSWKEDLPRLIRGAIARQSKGHWDITPANALGVLAFQIYSKQFERDSVEGNTTITLENNSNTLEWKNKKDPPTVLIPMPKNTQNLKFVQNGNGKPYVVIHTKAALPLKEKLESGMRMEKEMLDESGNKKLSFREGDLVRVRLKIYTESDLSWIAVKDPIPAGANILGTGLGNDSRISAEFARDDNGWSSPTFVERKWEGYTAYFEYLPAGSVTLEYIYRINHTGKFVLPPTRTEAMYLPDQFAEILNLDQIVTKE, encoded by the coding sequence GTTGCGATTCAATTTTTAATTAAAATCTATTTTCTAAATTTCTATTCTAAGACGACCCAAATCCGAAAACTCAATTTCGAACGTTTTAAGGTTAAAAAACGGAAATGGTTCTATTTCCGAAACTTAGTACAAAACATTTTGAACTCTCTCTATTCTTTCTTATGGGAGATTTTATCTCCTATAATTGGCCGGGATTTGTGTCAAATGCAACGATCCTTAAAGACGAATATCTTTGTATTTTTTTGGGGAATTACTTTTCTCTTTTTTTGGTCCTCCAGTTTAAACGCTCAAGTAAAGATCGAATTTAGTCCAATCGGAGAAGTCAAAAAACCTTCCCAAGTAAGGGCTCGTTTTTCCGAATCAATGATTCCTTTGGGAAATCCAAAATTTTCTTTAAACCCGTTCGAGGTTCGTTGTCCTTTACAAGGTGTACAACGTTGGGTAGATGATAAAAATTGGGTTTTTGAATTTACCGAACTTCTACCCGGTGGAGTGGAATGTACTTTTGAAACGAAGAAGCTGAAGTCGGTCACAGGAAATTCCTTGGATGAGGGAGAAAAATTTTCCTTTAATACGGGAGGTCCCGAAATGGATTCTTCCTCTCCTTATGAAGGAGGAATTATCGACGAGGATCAGGTTTTTATTTTGGATTTGGATTCCGAGCCGGATTTTTCTTCTGCAAGTGATCATATTTATTTCGTGATCGAGGGACTCAAGGATAAGGTCGGTTTTAGTCGAATCAAAGGTTCTATCGAAAGTGAAATTTTGAAAGCAAATTACAGGGAAGGAAAAACCGAAAAAACGATTCTTATCAAACCAGATCAGAAATTTCCAAGCGGAAAAAAAATTCATCTCATTTTGGAACAAGGGTTGAAATCAAAATCGGGAATCCCGAGAAGCTCTACAAGAAAAATTGAATATACTGTAAGACAACCTTTCCGAGCGGAATTCAACTGTGATCGAGTCAATGCAAGGGCCGCTTGTATTCCCTCTTTGCCGTTGAGGTTGAATTTTAATTCTCCCGTATCTGTAGAAATTCTTCAAAAGATTCAGCTTCAAACAAGCGATGGGAAAAAGATTCCCCCCAAGGTCTCCTCCGAGAATGGAAATTATGACTATGGAATCAGTTTTCCAGTTCCTCTTGCTCCAAAGTCCAAATTTCAAATTATCCTTCCATCCGGCATAAAAGACGACGCGGGACGACTTCTTGCCAATCAATCTTCGTTTCCTCTTATGGTTTCCACGGACGATTATCCTCCTCTTTTGAAATTCTCTTCCAAGTTCGGAATTTTAGAAAGATTTCCGGAGGCGATTCTCCCCGTTACAATTCGAAATCTGGAAGCGGAGAATCCAGTACGTCTCTATCAGGTGAAAACGAGTCCTGACACGGAGGGTGTTATCAAAGAACAATTCGATAAATTGAAAGAAAAGGGAAAAGAAATTTTCAACTGGGCCACTGGAAAAGAGGATCACCCAAAACAATTTACTGGAAAAGAATTGATTCTTGGGTCGGGACAGATTGCAGAAATCGTTCAATTTCTCAAAACGATTGAAAATTTGGAACACCGTCGTTCTATCTTTGATTCTTCTCAAAATCCATCTTTCACGAACGAGATCAAACTCCAGAGCAAACAGGGAGTTCGTCGTTTTGAGGTCGTGGGAATTCCCTTGAAAAAACCAGGTTTCCATGTGGTCGAAATGAAATCGGACATATTAGGAAATTCTTTATTAGGAATCAATCAACCGTTTTATGTTCGTACAGCTGCTCTGGTGACCAACCTTTCCCTTCATTTTAAGTGGGGGAAAGAATCCTCTCTTGTTTGGGTGACAAAGTTGAATGATGCTAAGCCGGTACCAGGTGCCGACATTCAGATCTTCAATTGTAAGAACGAAAAAATTTTTGTAGGTAAAACGGGACCTGGGGGAACTCTTCTCGTAAAAGGAATTCCACCTCGAAATAAAGTTCCGCATTGTTCTTGGAAATCGTACGAAAATGGTCTGCTTTTAACCGCGACTTTCGAAGACGATTTTACTTTTACTCATACTCGTTGGCAGAATGGAATTGAGAATTGGAGATTCAATCTTCCGGGAGATTCTGGAGACAACAACATTTTATTTCACCCGATTTTGGATAGAACCTTGTTTCGCGCCGGAGAAACCGTTTCCATTAAACTTATTTCAAGAACTAAAAGACAATTCGGCTTCGAGGTTCCAGCACGAAACGAATATCCGGCGTTTGCGAAAATTGTTCATTCCGGTAGCGATAAAGAATATTCCATTTCCTTAAAATGGAACCAAGAAGGAACGAGTTCTCTTCAATTCAAAATACCAAAAGAAGCCAATTTGGGGATATATCGGATTTTATTAAGCGAATTTGGGAATAGTGATTCGGTTTCCATCGGAGAATTCAGGGTGGAAGAATTTAGAATTCCGCTTATGAAAGCGGATTTTCAAGTTTCCGGTCCAAATGTCGGTCCTTCTAAGTTAGAACTTTCCGGTAGCGTTCGTTACCTTTCAGGCGGAGGAGCCGGTAAACTCCCTGTTCTTTTGAGAACCCGGGTTACGGTCGGGGGTGGAGTATATTTTCCCGATTATTCCGATTTTTCATTTAGCAACGGTTTGGTGGACCGTAAATCAGAAGAAAATGAAGAACCGATTTCGGTAACTGGTTTTACAAAAACGCAACTCACGTTAGACGCAAAAGGTTTTTTCGAAACGACAGTGAGGTCGATTCCAAAATCCGATACGATTCAAAAGCTCGAAGCGGAACTCGAATACAAGGATCCGAATGGAGAGATTCAAAGCGCATTCAGATCTTTTCCGATTTATCCTTCTGAATATCATATCGGAATCGCTCCTGAAAGTTGGGTCGCGGTTCGAGACTCGGTTCGGTTTAAGGTTGCGGTTCTTGATTTAAAAGGGACGCCGATAGAAGGAAAGAAGATAAATGTAGTCGCATTTACGAAAAAATATTATTCCAATCGAAAACGCTTAGTCGGCGGCTTCTATAGTTACGAACATAAATACGAAGTAAACGAAGTGGGGAAATTCTGTTCCGGTAAAACGAATGCGAAAGGGATTTTATTTTGTAGCGGTCCTGTAAATGCGACCGGAGAAGTCTATTTCGAAGCTTCCCTTTCTGGAGAAGATGTAAAAGCGAATTCTTCCGTTTGGATCAGTAGTGAGGAGGATTTTTGGTTTGCGGCGAGCGATCATGATCGTATGGATCTTCTCCCCGAGAAAAAGGAATACCAGGCGGGTGAGAAAGCCAGATTTCAAGTGAGAATGCCGTTTCGAGAGGCAACCGCTCTTATCACCGTGGAAAGGGAGGGAATTCTCAGTTCGTATATCAAAACTCTCAGCGGTAAAGAACCGATCGTTGAAATCCCTGTTGAAAGTTCGTTTGCTCCGAATGTGTTCGTTTCTGTTTTGGCGGTTCGGGGAAGAGTGGATAGTCCGAAGGAAACTGCGTTTGTCGATTTAGCAAAACCTTCTTTTCGATTGGGAGTAGCTCAAATTCGAGTCGGTTGGAAACCTTTTGAGATTCCTGTCCGTGTGGAAACGGATAAGGCCGTTTATAAGGCGAGACAAAAAGTAAAAGTAAAAGTTCAGATCGACCATCCTTCCGTACAGGTAAAAAAAGATTCAAAAATCACATTAGTCGCTGTCGATCAGGGTCTTTTGGAATTAAAATCCAACGATACTTGGGATTTACTTCGAGCCATGATGTACCAGCGAGGAAACTCGGTGGAAACTTCCACCGCTCAACTTCAGGTAGTGGGTAGAAGACATTTCGGATTAAAAAGTCAGCCGTCGGGAGGAGGCGGAGGCGGAGCGACAACCAGAGAGTTGTTTGATACTCTTCTTTATTGGAAACCGGATTTGAAACCGGACGGGAATGGATTTTTAGAAGTGGAAATTCCTCTGAACGATTCGTTGACTTCTTTTAAGGTCGTCGCGATCGTTCACTCTGGAAAAGATAAGTTTGGTTCCGGTTCGACTCAGATTCAAACCACAAAGGATGTTCTTATTTATCCTTCGGTCGCTCCATTTGTTAGGGAAAAAGATAATGTACTGAGTGGAATTTCTCTCAAAAATACGACGGAAAAAACTTTAGAACTTGAAATCAATCCAAAAACTTTACCCGATCTTAAATTAGAAATTAAGAATATTCAATTAAAGCCGGGGGAATCTGCAAACGTTCATTGGAATCTTTCAATTCCTACAAGAAAAGACGAAATTGTCTATGAATTCCAAACCAAGGAAGTGGGAAACGGACCTTTTACGGATACGCTTCGTTTTCGTCAGAGGGTAGGAGAGTCGGTTCCCGTTCGAATTTTGCAATCCACTTTTCGGCGTTTGGAAGACGGAACACTCAGTCTTCCGATTCAGGAGAATCAGGAGGCGATTTCGGGAAGCGGAGAACTTGAGATCAGTTTAAAATCCTCTCTCACCGGCGGAGCGATTCTTTCTTCCAGAGAATATATGAATCGTTATCCATATTCTTGCTTGGAGCAAAAACTTTCCAAAGCCGTTTCGATCGGATCTCAGAATGATTGGGATCGGATTATGAATCAATTGAACGTTTATCTGGACGGGGATGGGCTATTAAAATTCTTTCCGATGTCTTGGTATGGAAGCGAAATTTTAACGAGTTATGTGTTGGTTCTTGCCTCCGAATCCGGTTATAAAATTCCGGATTCAATTCGAGAAACTCTTTTGGAGGCTCTGAATCGATATACTAAAGGTCTGATTTATAGGAACGGTTATATCTCAAATACGGATTTTCTTTTAAAAAAAATTATCGTCCTAGATGCAATATCCCGTTTTCAGCCGGTCGGAGACGATGTAATTCGATCCGTTCAGACAGATCTTAAAATTCTTCCTACTGATATTCTGATCAGTTTGAGAAACATATATTCGAAATCCGGAATATATAAAGACCAGATTTCTCGATTAGATGCTCTCTTGAAATCTAGATTCAGAATCCAAGGAACCTCCTATAATTTTGTAGACGAATCTAGTCTTTGGTGGCTTTTGTCTTCCAACGATTCGACCGTGATGAAAACGATCCTTTCCGTCGCAAAAGATCCAAGTTGGAAAGAGGACCTTCCTCGATTGATCCGCGGAGCGATTGCAAGGCAATCCAAGGGACACTGGGATATCACACCTGCAAATGCTCTCGGAGTTCTTGCGTTTCAAATATATTCGAAACAGTTTGAAAGGGATTCCGTCGAAGGAAACACTACAATCACTTTGGAAAACAATTCAAACACTTTGGAGTGGAAGAATAAAAAAGATCCCCCCACGGTTTTGATTCCAATGCCGAAAAATACACAAAACCTAAAATTCGTTCAAAACGGAAACGGAAAACCATATGTCGTAATCCATACAAAAGCCGCCTTACCTTTGAAAGAAAAATTGGAAAGCG